From the Quercus lobata isolate SW786 chromosome 6, ValleyOak3.0 Primary Assembly, whole genome shotgun sequence genome, one window contains:
- the LOC115950925 gene encoding F-box protein At4g35930, with translation MGKVSPKERESKNSKHKKRLRGSSNKYLKPGTLAQLRYSKASAARSCTDLGRKRVAVLDTKKSESNLALEDSVIDRSPLMLSPGNLVRESSLLGTPKVIDKSPLMLSPVNLIKQGSFFGTPKVIDKSPLMLSPAKFVRQNSFLGTPKTPRVEDCMSESRLESLPMDLLVKILCHLHHDQLRAVFHVSQRIRKAVVIARQFHFNYTTPDRSRQEMLRTVTPQPTEHWPFVSKGDGKGIWMPSPHTPKAPRHGPRPPSRLKFSEMRQVAAVLFPESAFPSRCMVPSALPKPLCKSLASNRVLFYEDELCQAVAQNKLR, from the exons ATGGGCAAAGTTTCCCCAAAAGAAAGGGAATCGAAGAATTCTAAACATAAAAAGCGGTTACGGGGTTCGAGCAACAAGTATTTGAAGCCAGGTACTCTTGCTCAGCTTCGGTACAGCAAGGCTTCGGCGGCCAGGTCTTGTACCGATCTTGGGAGGAAAAGGGTGGCTGTGTTGGATACCAAGAAGTCGGAGAGTAATCTGGCTCTTGAAGATAGTGTTATTGATAGAAGTCCTCTAATGCTGTCTCCTGGGAATTTGGTTAGGGAGAGCAGTTTACTAGGAACACCCAAGGTTATCGATAAAAGCCCTTTAATGCTGTCCCCGGTGAATTTGATTAAGCAGGGCAGTTTCTTTGGAACGCCAAAGGTTATCGATAAAAGCCCTTTAATGCTGTCTCCCGCGAAGTTCGTTAGGCAGAACAGTTTCCTAGGAACACCCAAGACACCTCGAGTTGAAGATTGCATGTCTGAGTCACGACTGGAGTCACTTCCAATGGATTTGCTG GTTAAAATACTTTGCCACTTGCACCATGACCAACTGAGGGCTGTTTTTCATGTTTCTCAAAGAATTAGAAAAGCT GTTGTGATTGCAAGACAATTCCACTTTAATTATACTACTCCTGATCGTTCTCGACAGGAGATGTTAAGAACAGTAACCCCACAGCCAACAGAACACTGGCCTTTTGTTAG CAAGGGAGATGGGAAGGGTATTTGGATGCCAAGCCCACATACCCCAAAAGCACCAAGGCATGGTCCTCGGCCACCTTCTCGTCTCAAATTCTCTGAGATGAGGCAGGTTGCAGCTGTTCTATTCCCTGAATCAGCTTTTCCTTCGAGATGCATGGTGCCGTCTGCATTGCCAAAGCCTTTATGCAAATCCTTGGCTTCTAATCGAGTTCTATTCTATGAGGATGAGTTATGCCAGGCTGTTGCTCAAAACAAACTCCGTTGA